GCGTCAAATTACTCGCATTGGACGACCGTGACAGTGAGAGTCGGAgctaaataatgatataaactCACACAGCCAGTTGCCCTCACTAGTTCCAGCCGTCTTGAAGTCCGGCAAACTTTTTGTCAAAGAGTCCCAGGCGTCTTTACTGATAAACACCCACGTTGCACCATGATCTTTACTGCGCATGTAACTGCGCATGTCCATGTGAAGGCCATAGATAAGTCCTGTAAGCTGGTCAGATCCAATGACATTGTGTACGTTCATTGGTAGAGCTATTcaagaatatttatatttttatacatattataatgataatagtatagggatatatttttcattttgacataagaaaaatattaatatatgcaATGTTCTGTTTATgtgccttttttttaaatcgaaaAAAGTGAGAAAATGAAAGTCATTGTTGTTTGGGCGCTAAGCATTCAAGGAAGGatgtattgacaaaaaaaatgtaggcACTACGCCTAACCATTCATTGATAGTTGTCTGCAAATCCAAACATCACCGGGAGACAATATCAGTGTTTTGCCTATTGCGTATCGATTTATCAAGTTAGAGATTCCTCTTACTGTCCATATCGATGTGTATGATGACCCGTGGCAGCAAAGCTCTAAGTATGGAAGGTTTTGATATATCAGCCAGCCTCAGGTCAGTGCTATTCGTTGAGGGACATTACGAAAACAATCGTCATTGTTTTACCTTTCCAGCGTCCATCTGGTGGATTATCTTGTACATAGCAGGACGGAACAATCTTGTCTGATAGACGTCCAACTGAAGGGTTACAAGcaaaaatgacgtcattatcCGGATCGTCCAACTTCTTAGTTATGACAAAACCCTGGTCATAATAATCTGTCGAAATAagacaaaaaacatcgataaattAATCCACAAGGCCTTATTCATCTTGTTGATGTTGTATTGATGCTTCATAAAAATTGCTAAAAGTCATATGGATAGAAACCAAACCATGTCAAGATGATAAAATAGGAACGAGGAGTATATAGCAACATTATACTACTCTGTTTTGTTTAGGTAGTCATCATTTTAGGAGTTCTTGTCTCTTTTTTATATAGGTTACGCGTCAGTGTTGACAAAGTAATTTGAGTTCATAAGCAACTTGTGATATATTAGCTATACCGTCAGGACTCTTTATTCCAAACTTACCTGGAACTGGGCATTTACTAGGATCACTGACACACACAGTATGTTTTCCGTTTTCACACTTATGAGCACCAGCAACGCAAGCATCGCACTGGCTAGATGCCCCATCATAATGGCAGACGTCTGTCTGAGATTTGGTCCATTTGCTGTACCTCATCACAGCTTCTTTTGCAGGTCCTAGTACTGGTTCTGGTGTACCCTCATCTGAAGAAAATACTGGTTCTGGTGTTCCCTCATCTGAAGAAAAAGTATATAATAATGGAAATACTTTCTCTTATTTTGCTGAAACTCTTTTTCTAATAGACAATATTTGTGTGCTACTTTATTACAAAATTGCAGTTGTAACTATTCTAAAGGTATATTGTGGCAACCAAGTGCCCAATCTCAACGCAACAATTTGTCCTTAGGTCAAAGTTTAAAACATTATTGCATTTATCCTATAATTATCCGATTTGAATGTGAttattatcggttaatttttctgCAGCGGAATCAGTTAAACCCCATTTCCACATGAACTTTATCGGTTAATTATCGGTTAAGTTTATCGGTTAAGGTTTATCGGTTATTGTTTGGCTGCTCTGCAACATGGTCTTGTGCAGTACGTAAGAACCATGGATTTAGCGTACCGTGTTCAAAATCTAACATATGATACTCGCAGATAGCTGGTAGGATAGCGGTGCAGTCCATTATGTCCCAGTCACCAAGATCAGTACTGACATCTCTTGTATCGTAGACATCTACAAAAGCCGCAGCTCCGCAGTCTTCAGTCAGACTTGTTCCGGGTCTGTTTGGTAGCCATTTTGTAAAAGACGCCGATGACCCGTTTGTCCACTTGAAAGTATCAGTACCCTAGAACatataaattgttataatttAAGTCATAAGAAGTATTATAAACGGCATGTCATGTGATTAATAATAGACATGTCCTGTCAAAGTAAGTTACGTCCCCTTTCTCGTGTAGTTAGCATGGCCAGTTCATTACGGTGATTACGAGTGACACGGGGTCTGATAGCCATTCTCACCGCAACGTCTTTCAGCCCAATCCAGTATTTGTATGGCGAGAGTGCTGGAACGAGGTCGCGAAGAAATTGCTGTTCAAACGTATCTTCAATCATGACTAATTGCGCATTGTCTGCTTCACAGGCCGCCTTTGCTGCATCCCAAGTTTCTAGCGTGTCGTTGAACACTTTGTAACACGTTTCTTTGTAAGGTGTGTAACCAGACCGACATAAATCTAGAAGTACAGTGTAAGAGTCATAGAGTAATTATTATCAGCTGATTCATGTTTGTAAGAATCATAGACATACTCTTAATTACAACGTAATAGATCGATGACATGTAAACTTGTATCAACGAAAGTTGGTTTGGTCGAGGAAGTCACCGTTATGATACACATGTGATCCtgtatctacaacttatctATGTTACAGGGTAAATTGTCGATACTTTACCGATATTACAATCATTATAAACATAATTCAGATTTGATAAGAATGGCTTAATGTTGTGAAATTTTTTAGGCGCCTTATGTTTAAAAACAGCAGTTAAAATACGGCACATGCAATCCTCACAACCTGGTGAGATGCGCCTAATATTCATTTAAACATGGTTAGAATATATGCAGACAATGTATAACTCTTTCAGATTAAACTGACACACTATCGTACACttaccaccaccaccaacatCTGGTCTGTCCGAATACATAAATTGAAAAGGTTTTGTGCAAGAAAGAACTTTAGCGCTATTAACAGTCGAGAACCACAACAAATCAGCCACGCCAACAAAGCGACGAGTGCCCGGAGCAGTTTTTCTGTTTTTGTCGATTCCTAGGCGTACACGGAAAGTTGGTTTTGCGGCAATCTGTATGGTTCCAAGCTGTGAAATCACATTCATTTAGACTagacaaaaagtagtgagccctctagcggtcatttgtgatttctgagattcatcgaagcgcgacaacatcacccggaaatgatgtgaattaaaaattttaatagggttaaactcttttaaccaattgaaagccttaaattatagttccttatgaataattcatgagaataattaaagcaaggGTTGAAGAAGCATGTGACTTGGTTTTTGGAACAGGATAGCAGTTATGATCCTGTCAGGTAATCATTGAATTTGCTCTtctttttgttagattttatacggtttttatcaataataatattgtacatttttacgagaccataaaaaaattcctcaattttttagtaaacgagtgactaaataaaaagttactatgtaatgtaaatattcgtttgacaaaaaatgggcatgttgatattttcaggtattttttaaatggcgatTGAAATAGGTAAACAAATCACATGTATAACGGTGGTTTGTGCGAAGCTGGGCCTAGCCTTGATGGTCCAACGGGTACTGCGTGTTAATCAATGCGTATAGATACACACGTAGTCGTTTAGGCcaattttttacatgtttatttattaatattaggccccattctcatttattttaattaatgtactgaatgtaccacactttacaactctatataaattagattttgtacttgtattaaattcaaac
This DNA window, taken from Antedon mediterranea chromosome 9, ecAntMedi1.1, whole genome shotgun sequence, encodes the following:
- the LOC140058247 gene encoding uncharacterized protein, with the translated sequence MIEDTFEQQFLRDLVPALSPYKYWIGLKNVGGTDTFKWTNGSSASFTKWLPNRPGTSVTEDCGAAAFVDVYDTRDVSTDLGDWDIMDCTAILPAICEYHMLDFEYDEGTPEPVFSSDEGTPEPVLGPAKEAVMRYSKWTKSQTDVCHYDGASSQCDACVAGAHKCENGKHTVCVSDPSKCPVPDYYDQGFVITKKLDDPDNDVIFACNPSVGRLSDKIVPSCYVQDNPPDGRWKGKTMTIVFVMSLNE